In Dioscorea cayenensis subsp. rotundata cultivar TDr96_F1 chromosome 13, TDr96_F1_v2_PseudoChromosome.rev07_lg8_w22 25.fasta, whole genome shotgun sequence, the sequence GGAAAAGATcgaatttaattagttttgaggCGATTTAATAtcgaattgttgttgttgttgttgttgttgttgttgtgatgtTTGGTAATTCCAAGAATTTGTAGTTTAgagatgatgaaaaaaaatcgtaattttgttttctttagcaTCGAACTGCGTTGTTGATGTTGATTTTCTAATAAGTGCAGAGTTCATGATCTAGAAAACCCCTTAAATTATCAAGTCTTTATATAATagtttgcaaaagaatatttcTTTAATCTGTTTGCAAAACCCATCAATCTGTTAGCGATCTTTTTGCTCGGCATTTCtatcgattttgtaggtaattaAATGATGATGCATCTTTTGGAGAGCATTTGGTTTGCGGTCTGAaaatttgattgtttatttCTTTCCTACTGAGCTAAGTGGTtcattgatttatgatgttaACATGGGCTGAAGTATTCTTATGAGTGTTTAGTTTCGAATGTTTACTTAGTTTAAGTTAGTTTCATTGGGAGTTACTTTTGTTTTTAGGGGGAAAGAGTTCTTAGTTTCCATAGTGACTGACATTGTTGAGTCTTGTTTCTTCATTTCCTGCTGCTGTTGGTTCTGCTGCAACATGTTTTATCAATATTTGTTTGGAAaggattttttataattctgaATTTTCTACTTAATTGAATTCTTTGTATAGTATAACTAGTATTACAGCTGGAAAGTGTTAATTTCTAAACAGAGgtcagtgtttttttttattcaggaTTTGTGATCTTGATTCTTTTGCTTGTGACACCTATAATGTTGAAAATTATGATTATCAGGCTTATAACATTCTTTGTTGTTGCAGCTCCACTTTATATAGATGATTTGGAAAACATACTGGATGAGAACATGGTGCTTTCCTTCAATACTGAAATCGAGGATGGCAGCGTAGAAGAGGTTCACTCCAATTTCATctcccatttatttttattggttgaTGCAATTAGAAACTCCTGCCAAGGTTTTTCAATGTTGGACAAAAACagttacatttttttatattctaatttTGGATCTTATGTTTGTTAAAATCTGCTAAACAGATTGCTGAGCAATTGATGATTATGCATGAAGACTGTCTGCAGGGAAATTTTGAATCAATTGATCAATTAAAGAACTCTGCTTCCACGAGAAATGCTGCCTCTCAAAGTAGACAGGTACCCTGAAGTTATCTTCTCAATTAATTTCAGTAATTTTCTTTTGCTGGATGTATACATGAGATATTTCTAGTTTATGAGAGCTTTGCATTGTGTTTTGGTTTGACCAAGATTCATTTTAACTacgcaaaatttttttttttcaaaaatttaatccaaGTCGGTTTTTTCTTTAGCATTCTAAATCAAATGGCAAGCACTGGTTGATAAACATTGGTAAACACACTCTGAACTTCATCTAGCATAACTAGGATAGTGCATGTCTTTACATTATCTTAACATTCACACATGTTTGTTCAACACTTTTGTTAGAAGCGCAAGTTacattttcttctcaaaacctttaaacaatttTTCAAGAGACTTGTATAGTGCTTTGATgtcaattaataattaattgcaGGTGGTTAATGAAAACGAGGGTGAGAGTTCAGATGAACAGGTGGACGAAGATGGATCGGAAATGATGGTTGATGAACCAGAACCAAAGGAAGTGGTCCTGAATGAGCCAAAACAACCGAAACAAACACCTGATGAAGAGGGTTGGTTTGTTGTTCCTACCAAGCGTAATCGTGGTAAGAGATGGGCATAATTCATGTCTTGCAAACTCATAGTGCCGGTGAAGTgctaatataaatatttctttcttgCCATTTTGGTTGAGCATTTCTTTACTTGATCTTCACTCTTGTATCCATCCCTTGACTTTTGTGTTTGAAAGGTTTTCATCTTCTCATTTTGGTTGAGCATATCTCTACTTAATTTATACTGGTTTTATTCATCCTTAGGCTTTTTCGTTAAGAGGCCAGtctttttgtgttcttttgcgtcATTGCTTGGAATGGCCCTACTTATATTGTTATTAACATTAAAAGGTTGTTAAAGTGTTGTAAATTGTTTCAGTAATATTCATCTCTTTAAAACAATAGTGTTtcagtaataaaaatatatcaacatGATCATAAACcatgaaaacaaaaaccaatCTTAATGGGAAGgctgacaaatatatatatatatatatttaatttatcttccaatttttctctcttatttcaCAGGACGAGGATTTTGGAACAAGAAGTTggaaaaggcaaaaaaaaaacagaaaaactgCCAAGATTGAAGTTAAAGCCAAGCAcagcaaaaactaaaaatttaaatgtctaCTTTCAATGGAAATAAATGTGATTTTTAAGCAAACAAATATGATCTATCACAAACTCCCCCTCTGTTGTAAATCATTGGCAGCCACTCTATACGGTATTACACTATTGAGCTCAAAGCCTCCAGAACAAATCACTCTATCATAACTGTTTTAACGACCCAAAGAAAAATCGGTTATCAATATGACTATATAACCAGAGAAAATTTGGGGGGGAAGAGTAAAACAAGCTAAACATCCGTTAAAACTAGAGAAGCTACAATTATAACATATGCAAGAAAGAGGAAGGTCACAATCTGAGCAAAGAACTTCGGGTTTTCCCTCAAGTTAGGGCTGGTGACAgatctgcaaaataaaaacaacaaaaattcacAATCATCTCAAGAAGGATGGCAGCCATAATAACGAATGGAAAAAATCCGCTAATGATAAGCATGCCTTGCTATACGCTGAGAAAGTCGGGGGAAGGGTAAACTCTGAACAAAGACGATGCCTGGGCCCGTTAGCACAGCTGTCAATTGGTTCTGGCTCTCACCCTTCAACACAAAAGTATATAGATAGATAAGTGCTTGACGAGAAAACTGATGGTGGTCGGTGCCAAACAATTCGctatattcaaattaaatttaaagccACTTATGATCCCTTAACTTAAGTTTATATTTCGTTTTGGCTTTAAACGAGAAAATCTTGTTTGCTTTGGGCCCTTAATATACACTAGGCAAATGTCACATCCTATTTGAGAGGATCTATTTAGCTCGAGGGCCAAAATGCAAAAGTTTCTATTTGAGAGGCCAAAACAAACAATGACTCCCGCTTCATAGGCCGCCAGAATGAGAATTGATTATACATGACTTTCTAGAATAAAAGAATATACCCAAAATTTACATATCAAAAGATTTCAATTCTCAAATCTTAGTAACTTTGACAGCCAGGAGGCTGGAATAAAAACCCTCATGATTGATGTTCAAGATATTTGCCAAAATTGTTAAGAACATCCTTGCATCTGCCTACTTGAAAGTGTTGCATATGATAGTCAAATAAAGGAAAACAGTGAACTCACTCCGAATATAATTCTTCTTGTTGGATTGGAGTGCTTTAGTTGGAAGCTGATGGTGGTTGTCATGGCAACTATGCAGGCAGCATCAACTACTAGTACTTCATCaacatcaagaattttctgtaCAACtaacaaaagaatatgccaccAGAGGACTCACCAATCAGCATATATTAAAGCACAGGATCAAAAATTCACTATCATAATGGAAGTAATTATTTTTcagctttcaagttgaaaaacaagagttatAATATGTATAGATGTGCTAGAGcgcttttatttttacatttatgaGCATAAAATATCAGCAAGACAAACGCTGAGTGCATGAGTTGGGAAAGAGTGAAAAGTTTGCCTAAAGATGAATATCATCCATATAATTACAGGTGGAAACACGTTACAATCTTGATAATTTTGGTAATTGAAATCAGTAGGTGATATAACTTCCATTTGAAAATTGGCCTAATCATATGATCTGAAACATAATCAAAGGCAAAATACAGCAAAAGCCAAAGGTAACTAGAATCTGAATGTGCTTAGGCTGTAGAAGACTGGGGTGTGTTTGACTCCTATGTTTCGAGTAGTCTAAAAGCAAGTATGTTTTTGGGGTATCAAACTATCATTTGGCAAGATTTTTCACTCAAatgctaatgaaaaaaatacacttTTGACGAACACTTCTTTGAAAAGCACTTTGTCTTCttcacaaaaaacaaaatacaactcTTTTACAGAAAGCAGACCAAATATGCGCCAAGGACACTGTGAACAATCATAGCCACAGAATGCTCAAAATTGCTTTTGAAATTAGAGGTCTAGTACTAGTAAGGAACAACTTTACTATAATGTTCCCACAATCAACTTTCAGTGGATTGTATGATTTGAGAAAGAAGAATACCGGAAGGTGGTTGAAATGCTGCTGTGAACCCCTTTTTTCTTACTAGGCAGGGTAGCAGCAACAAATTTTCTTAGCTAGCATAGAATGGGGATGAGCACTTAAATTCTGCACAAAGTTAACTTCTCCACTCCTTCAGTTGTGAGTCTTGTGACTATGTTAGCTCCTAGAATCTCTGATGCTATGCTCCGCATATTTAAGCAGTGATTTTAAATCCAGAGGTTAATAGTACTGTGGTAACTGTACAGGGCagaatttggttttttattttttctaaaaattaatcatttactTGGCTGGAgtctaaattattattattattattattattattattattattattattattattattattattattattttctagcCTTTAAGTTTCACATTTTGATGTCTGTAGTTATCattggtttgcatgattactaagatattgctttatttttttcccaatttaatGGACAATTTCAGGTAAAAACTTGTATCTGATACTTGTGCTGATAGGTCAGAAAAGAGATATCAGATTAACCAGGAAATTGTCTTAATAAAGTCTATCTAAATTGGAAAAATTCCTAAACTCTTTGGAGGAATGCATCACAACTGTTTTGATGCTAAGAATGTTAAGACATAATGTTTCCAACAAACCAATTTAAGAATTGTAACATTGGACAAAGTAAGCCCGATTACAAAGCTTTTAAGATTCTAAACATGAGAAGGTTATGAAGCTAG encodes:
- the LOC120274513 gene encoding pre-rRNA-processing protein TSR2-like gives rise to the protein MDSGNRGPTPVLSPEAATRFGEGISLVLARWTALQMAVQNGWGGRESRQKADKLASAVLSWFSNDKAPLYIDDLENILDENMVLSFNTEIEDGSVEEIAEQLMIMHEDCLQGNFESIDQLKNSASTRNAASQSRQVVNENEGESSDEQVDEDGSEMMVDEPEPKEVVLNEPKQPKQTPDEEGWFVVPTKRNRGKRWA